From the Flavobacterium galactosidilyticum genome, one window contains:
- a CDS encoding penicillin-binding protein 1A — MAIKKNNNSAKGNPNGIAYYQTKFWKIFFIGLGGVGIFFLFASWGIFGSMPSFEDLENPDSNLATEIISADGVVIGKYFQKNRSQLKYSDLPKNLVQALVATEDARFYEHSGIDGRGTLRAISSLGTSGGASTLTQQLAKQLFHGEGSKFLPFRIVQKVKEWIIAIRLERQYTKNEIIAMYCNVYDFGNNSVGVSSAAKTYFSKEPKDLTIDESAILVGMFKNSGLYNPIRNPQGVKNRRNVVLSQMEKGDMITESQKEQLQSLPIKLNFKLETHKDGTATYFREYLRDYMKKWAEKNKKADGSDYDIYKDGLKIYTTIDSRMQLHAEKAVTAHMANLQEEFFKQSKGNKNAPFVNISAAETQKILNQAMKSSNRWAVMKSMDKSEEEIIKSFSEKAKMTVFSWKGEKDTIMTPLDSIRYYKHFLQSGLMAMEPQTGNIKAWVGGINYKYFQYDHVGQGARQVGSTFKPFVYATAIEQLNMSPCDSIIDGPFMIRKGRHNVTADWEPKNSDNRYRGMVTLKRGLANSINTVSAKLMDKVGPAAVVDLAHKLGVKSEIPLQPSIALGAVEITVEDMVAAYSTFANQGVYMKPQFISKIEDKSGVIIYEPIPESHDVLNKDIAYAVVKLLEGVTEGGSGDRLRTTGGGNGSNRWTGYPYAFKNPIAGKTGTTQNQSDGWFMGMVPNLVTGIWVGCEDRSARFKSITYGQGATAALPVWGYFMKLCYADPELKVSKSPFERPPNLSIKVDCYTAPKVKDTTDIEPNTEEFEL; from the coding sequence ATGGCTATCAAAAAGAACAACAATTCAGCGAAAGGTAATCCCAATGGTATTGCTTACTATCAAACGAAATTCTGGAAAATATTCTTCATTGGTTTAGGCGGCGTAGGTATATTTTTCTTGTTTGCCTCGTGGGGAATTTTCGGCTCAATGCCATCTTTTGAGGATTTAGAAAATCCCGACTCAAATTTAGCGACGGAAATCATCTCAGCTGATGGAGTGGTTATAGGTAAATATTTTCAAAAAAATAGATCACAGTTAAAGTATTCTGACTTACCTAAAAACCTAGTTCAAGCTTTGGTAGCAACAGAAGATGCGCGTTTTTACGAACATTCTGGTATTGATGGACGAGGAACATTGAGAGCCATTTCTAGTTTAGGAACAAGTGGTGGTGCGAGTACATTGACCCAACAATTAGCGAAACAATTATTTCATGGTGAAGGTTCTAAATTTTTACCATTCAGAATCGTGCAAAAAGTAAAAGAATGGATTATCGCCATTCGATTGGAAAGGCAATATACTAAAAACGAGATCATCGCAATGTATTGTAATGTTTATGACTTTGGAAACAATTCTGTTGGTGTTAGTTCAGCTGCGAAAACGTATTTCTCAAAAGAACCTAAGGACTTAACAATTGATGAATCAGCTATCTTGGTGGGAATGTTCAAAAATTCTGGTTTATACAATCCTATAAGAAATCCTCAAGGCGTAAAAAACAGAAGAAATGTAGTGCTTTCGCAAATGGAAAAAGGCGATATGATTACTGAAAGTCAAAAAGAACAACTACAAAGTTTACCGATCAAATTAAATTTCAAATTAGAAACTCACAAAGACGGAACAGCAACTTATTTTAGAGAGTACCTTCGCGATTACATGAAAAAATGGGCAGAAAAAAATAAAAAAGCAGACGGTTCCGATTACGACATTTACAAAGATGGTTTAAAAATTTATACCACCATTGATTCTAGAATGCAATTACATGCTGAAAAGGCTGTAACAGCGCACATGGCAAATCTTCAAGAAGAGTTTTTCAAACAGTCTAAAGGCAATAAAAACGCACCTTTCGTTAACATTTCTGCTGCTGAAACACAAAAAATTCTGAATCAAGCAATGAAATCTTCGAATCGTTGGGCAGTAATGAAATCCATGGATAAAAGTGAGGAAGAGATTATAAAATCATTTAGCGAAAAAGCGAAAATGACTGTTTTTTCTTGGAAAGGAGAAAAAGACACCATCATGACTCCGCTTGACTCTATTCGATATTACAAACACTTTCTACAATCTGGTTTGATGGCTATGGAACCGCAAACGGGTAACATAAAAGCTTGGGTTGGCGGAATCAATTACAAATATTTCCAGTATGATCACGTAGGTCAAGGTGCAAGGCAAGTAGGTTCTACATTCAAACCATTTGTTTACGCAACTGCCATCGAACAATTAAACATGTCTCCTTGTGACTCTATAATTGATGGTCCTTTTATGATTAGAAAAGGCCGACATAACGTAACCGCTGATTGGGAACCAAAAAATTCTGATAACAGATATAGAGGAATGGTTACTTTAAAAAGAGGTTTAGCGAACTCCATCAATACAGTTTCAGCGAAGTTAATGGACAAAGTAGGTCCCGCAGCAGTTGTTGATTTAGCACATAAATTAGGAGTAAAATCTGAAATTCCGTTGCAACCGTCAATCGCTTTAGGTGCTGTTGAAATCACCGTTGAAGACATGGTTGCCGCCTACAGCACATTTGCGAATCAAGGAGTTTATATGAAGCCACAATTTATTTCTAAAATCGAAGACAAAAGCGGCGTTATCATATACGAACCTATTCCAGAATCTCACGATGTATTGAATAAGGATATCGCTTATGCTGTAGTAAAACTATTAGAAGGAGTTACCGAAGGTGGCTCTGGAGATCGTTTGCGAACTACTGGCGGTGGAAATGGTTCAAACCGATGGACCGGTTATCCTTATGCTTTTAAGAATCCAATTGCTGGAAAAACTGGTACAACACAAAATCAATCTGATGGTTGGTTTATGGGAATGGTTCCTAACTTAGTAACCGGCATTTGGGTAGGTTGCGAGGATCGTTCAGCACGTTTCAAAAGTATCACTTACGGTCAAGGAGCTACTGCTGCGTTACCAGTTTGGGGTTATTTCATGAAACTTTGTTATGCTGATCCAGAGCTTAAAGTTTCTAAATCACCATTTGAAAGACCTCCAAATCTTTCTATCAAAGTAGATTGTTATACCGCGCCAAAAGTAAAAGACACTACTGACATAGAACCAAACACTGAAGAATTTGAATTGTAA
- a CDS encoding gliding motility lipoprotein GldH, whose translation MWIKNSALLLLIVIIFSSCDKKRVFDEYKSVGSSWNKDSTVTFNLPQLDSTKRYNLFVNLRANNNYKYNNLFLIVALELPNGFTKVDTLEYQMANPDGTLLGDGFSDIKESKLVYKENVRFRSTYKVHIKQAVRESGKVPGVKALEGITEVGFRIEKKE comes from the coding sequence ATGTGGATAAAAAATAGCGCTTTACTTTTATTGATTGTAATTATCTTTTCATCTTGCGATAAAAAAAGAGTTTTTGATGAGTATAAATCTGTGGGTTCATCGTGGAACAAAGACAGCACGGTGACTTTTAATCTACCACAGTTAGACTCAACAAAACGTTATAATTTATTTGTGAATTTAAGAGCAAACAATAATTATAAATACAATAATTTATTTTTAATTGTAGCTTTAGAATTGCCAAATGGTTTTACAAAAGTTGATACTTTAGAATACCAAATGGCTAATCCAGATGGCACATTACTTGGCGACGGGTTTTCTGATATAAAAGAAAGCAAACTAGTTTATAAAGAAAATGTAAGATTCCGTTCCACATATAAAGTTCATATCAAACAAGCGGTTAGGGAAAGCGGTAAAGTTCCCGGCGTAAAAGCTTTAGAAGGAATTACCGAAGTAGGTTTTAGAATAGAAAAAAAAGAATAA
- a CDS encoding PSP1 domain-containing protein, giving the protein MACTSCSTSDGGAPKGCKNNGTCGTDSCNKLTVFDWLSNMSLPNGDAPFDCVEVRFKNGRKEFYRNTEKLTLSIGDIVATVASPGHDIGIVTLTGELVKIQMKKKGVNHLSNDVPKIYRKASQKDIDIWSVARDKEEPMKVRARELAIAQKLEMKISDIEFQGDGSKATFYYTANDRIDFRALIKDFAKEFSTRIEMKQVGFRQEAARLGGIGSCGRELCCSTWLTDFRSVNTSAARYQQLSLNPQKLAGQCGKLKCCLNYELDTYMDALKDFPDFDTKLVTEKGDAICQKQDIFKGLMWFAYTNNFSNWHVLKIDQVKEIVAENKLKNKVSSLEDFAIELVVEVEKNFNNAMGQESLTRFDQPKAKKKPNKKRKPNGENVIVANNNRPAKDNRPAKENKITNNNKTPNNNRQAPADKKPTEPRKPIIITKNVDKK; this is encoded by the coding sequence ATGGCATGTACAAGTTGTTCAACTTCTGATGGTGGCGCACCTAAGGGTTGTAAAAATAATGGGACTTGCGGCACCGATAGCTGCAATAAATTAACTGTTTTCGATTGGCTTTCTAATATGAGTTTACCTAATGGAGACGCTCCATTTGACTGTGTTGAAGTACGTTTTAAAAATGGAAGAAAAGAATTTTATCGCAATACAGAGAAATTAACTTTAAGTATTGGAGACATCGTTGCAACGGTTGCTTCTCCTGGTCATGATATAGGAATTGTAACTTTGACCGGTGAATTAGTAAAAATTCAAATGAAGAAAAAAGGGGTAAATCATTTAAGCAATGATGTCCCAAAAATATACAGAAAAGCTTCTCAAAAAGACATTGATATTTGGTCGGTTGCTCGTGATAAGGAAGAGCCTATGAAAGTGAGAGCGCGTGAATTAGCGATTGCTCAAAAACTAGAAATGAAAATCTCTGATATTGAATTTCAAGGAGATGGTTCAAAAGCTACTTTTTACTACACCGCTAATGACCGAATTGACTTTCGTGCCTTAATCAAAGATTTCGCTAAAGAATTCAGCACTAGAATCGAAATGAAACAAGTTGGTTTCCGCCAGGAAGCCGCTCGTTTGGGCGGAATAGGGTCTTGTGGGAGAGAATTGTGTTGTTCTACATGGTTAACTGATTTTAGAAGTGTAAACACCTCAGCAGCCCGTTACCAACAATTGTCTTTGAATCCACAAAAACTGGCTGGACAATGTGGCAAACTTAAATGTTGTTTAAACTATGAGTTAGACACCTACATGGATGCGCTGAAAGATTTTCCAGATTTCGACACTAAATTGGTCACTGAAAAAGGAGATGCTATTTGTCAAAAACAAGATATTTTTAAAGGATTAATGTGGTTCGCTTACACTAATAATTTTTCTAATTGGCATGTTTTAAAAATTGACCAAGTCAAAGAAATTGTAGCTGAAAACAAACTTAAAAATAAAGTTTCTTCGCTAGAAGATTTTGCAATAGAGTTAGTTGTTGAGGTTGAGAAAAATTTTAACAATGCCATGGGGCAAGAGAGTCTTACTCGTTTTGACCAACCTAAAGCAAAGAAAAAACCAAACAAAAAACGCAAGCCTAACGGCGAAAATGTTATTGTAGCAAATAATAACAGACCCGCAAAAGATAACAGGCCTGCAAAAGAAAATAAAATTACAAACAATAACAAAACCCCAAACAATAATCGTCAAGCTCCTGCTGATAAAAAACCAACAGAGCCTAGAAAACCTATAATTATTACTAAAAATGTGGATAAAAAATAG
- a CDS encoding ferredoxin — protein sequence MVIITLQRDKCIGCNYCVEMDPTHFQMSKKDGKSVLLHSVNAKGFFTLKSPDHAIVESCELAAKSCPVKIISVKET from the coding sequence ATGGTTATTATAACTCTACAAAGAGACAAATGCATTGGCTGCAATTACTGTGTAGAAATGGACCCAACACATTTTCAAATGTCAAAAAAAGACGGTAAATCGGTTTTACTACATTCCGTAAATGCCAAAGGTTTTTTCACCCTAAAATCACCTGATCACGCGATTGTTGAAAGCTGTGAGTTAGCTGCAAAATCCTGTCCGGTGAAAATTATATCGGTAAAGGAGACTTAA
- a CDS encoding peptidase U32 family protein translates to MTTNNTIELMAPAGNFESLQAAIDNNADSVYFGVEQLNMRARATVNFTMDDLPEIALRCETKKIRTYLTLNTIIYDHDLSVVKTLLNKAKEANITAVIASDQSVIAIARGIGLEVHISTQLNVTNIETIKFYSLFADTMVLSRELSLRQVKNITDQIKKEDIKGPNGKLVEIEIFGHGALCMAVSGKCYLSLHSNNSSANRGACKQNCRKKYTVIDQETGFEIELDNEYMMSPKDLCTLDFLDQVIDSGIQVLKIEGRGRAPEYVATVIKTYREAIDSYYAGTFSKEKVTVWMETLNTVYNRGFWSGYYLGQELGEWSDVSGSMATQKKVYVGKGTHFFPKAGIGQFKIEAYDIKVGDTILVTGPSTGAQQMTIEEMHVNDIIGEKATKGDDCTLKLPFRIRMSDKLYKIVEA, encoded by the coding sequence ATGACAACAAACAATACAATCGAACTCATGGCTCCCGCTGGGAACTTTGAGTCGCTTCAAGCTGCAATAGACAATAATGCAGACTCCGTTTACTTTGGCGTAGAACAATTAAACATGCGCGCTCGTGCCACTGTAAATTTCACCATGGACGATTTGCCTGAAATTGCGCTTCGTTGCGAAACCAAAAAAATCAGAACTTATTTAACTTTAAATACAATTATTTACGATCACGATTTATCTGTAGTAAAGACTTTGCTAAACAAAGCCAAAGAAGCCAATATCACTGCCGTAATTGCATCCGATCAATCCGTAATTGCAATCGCCAGAGGAATTGGTCTGGAAGTGCACATTTCGACTCAGCTGAATGTCACTAATATCGAAACCATAAAGTTCTACAGCCTATTTGCTGATACGATGGTTTTAAGCCGCGAGTTGAGCTTGCGCCAAGTAAAAAACATTACCGACCAAATCAAAAAAGAAGACATTAAAGGACCTAACGGAAAATTAGTAGAAATTGAGATTTTCGGTCATGGCGCTTTGTGTATGGCGGTTTCTGGAAAATGTTATTTGAGTTTACACTCCAATAATTCATCGGCAAATCGTGGCGCTTGCAAACAAAATTGCCGAAAAAAATATACAGTTATCGATCAGGAAACGGGTTTTGAAATTGAACTCGATAACGAATATATGATGTCTCCAAAGGATTTATGTACCCTTGATTTTCTAGATCAAGTAATTGATTCTGGTATACAGGTTTTAAAAATCGAAGGTCGCGGTCGTGCACCAGAATATGTGGCCACTGTAATAAAAACGTACCGCGAAGCGATCGACAGTTATTATGCAGGCACCTTTTCTAAAGAAAAGGTAACCGTTTGGATGGAAACATTGAACACCGTTTACAATCGCGGGTTTTGGTCAGGTTATTATCTCGGACAAGAATTAGGTGAATGGAGTGATGTTTCTGGCTCAATGGCGACTCAGAAAAAAGTGTATGTGGGGAAAGGAACACATTTTTTTCCAAAGGCAGGAATCGGTCAATTTAAAATTGAAGCTTACGATATAAAAGTTGGCGACACGATTTTAGTCACAGGTCCGAGCACTGGAGCACAACAAATGACAATCGAAGAAATGCACGTCAATGATATCATAGGAGAAAAAGCAACGAAAGGCGATGATTGTACTTTAAAACTACCTTTCAGAATAAGAATGTCCGACAAATTATATAAAATTGTAGAAGCATAA
- a CDS encoding rhodanese-related sulfurtransferase, whose translation MQLYNTLSAEERAIMIDDAGKQRLTLSFYAYAQIQNPTQFRNDLFLAWNPLGVLGRIYVANEGINAQLSLPADNFYAFKDTIEAYDFMKGIRLNIAVEHDDHSFLKLTVKVRDKIVADGLVDETFDVTNIGIHLKAKEFNDLLEDPNTIVVDMRNHYESEIGHFTKAIKPDVDTFRESLPIIEEQLAAHKQDKKLLMYCTGGIRCEKASAYFKHKGFENVYQLEGGIIEYTRQVKEQGLQSKFIGKNFVFDHRLGERITDDIVSQCHQCGKPCDVHTNCANEGCHLLFIQCEECASAMEGCCSATCVDVIHLPEEEQKAVRRGIKNGNMIFKKGKSDVLTFKNNQHPLAAVPNLTELAATKTTRRLATVLKKETKIKKQYIGKGTHFFPKPSVAQFLIEEGEIKIGDKILIKGTTTGEQQIIIEEMFVNDIAATIAASGDTCTFKLPFRIRLSDKLYKVLD comes from the coding sequence ATGCAACTGTATAACACCTTAAGCGCAGAAGAAAGAGCCATCATGATCGATGATGCCGGAAAACAACGACTTACGTTGTCTTTCTATGCTTATGCGCAAATTCAAAATCCAACACAATTTCGAAATGATTTATTTCTCGCGTGGAATCCATTAGGCGTTCTAGGCAGGATTTATGTCGCAAATGAAGGGATAAATGCTCAACTTTCGTTACCAGCTGATAATTTCTATGCGTTCAAAGACACCATTGAAGCATACGATTTTATGAAAGGAATTCGTTTGAATATTGCCGTAGAACATGATGATCATTCCTTTTTGAAACTAACCGTAAAAGTTCGTGACAAAATTGTTGCCGATGGTTTAGTAGATGAAACTTTTGATGTAACCAATATCGGAATACATCTAAAAGCGAAGGAATTCAATGATTTATTAGAAGATCCAAATACTATTGTGGTTGATATGCGCAATCATTATGAGAGCGAAATCGGTCATTTTACCAAAGCCATAAAACCAGATGTAGACACTTTTCGCGAGAGTTTACCTATCATCGAAGAGCAATTAGCAGCACACAAACAAGATAAAAAATTGTTGATGTATTGTACCGGGGGAATCCGTTGCGAAAAAGCCAGTGCGTATTTTAAACACAAAGGTTTTGAAAACGTGTACCAATTAGAGGGAGGAATTATTGAATATACCCGTCAAGTAAAAGAGCAAGGTTTACAAAGTAAGTTCATCGGGAAAAACTTTGTGTTTGATCACCGCTTGGGCGAAAGAATCACAGACGATATTGTATCGCAATGTCATCAATGCGGCAAACCTTGTGATGTACATACCAATTGCGCGAATGAAGGTTGTCATTTGCTTTTCATTCAATGTGAAGAGTGTGCTAGTGCTATGGAAGGCTGTTGTTCTGCGACCTGTGTAGACGTTATCCACTTACCTGAAGAAGAACAAAAAGCAGTGCGAAGAGGAATTAAAAATGGCAATATGATTTTCAAAAAAGGAAAATCGGATGTGTTGACTTTCAAAAACAATCAACATCCATTGGCAGCCGTTCCAAATCTGACAGAATTAGCAGCAACAAAAACAACGCGTAGATTGGCTACTGTTTTGAAAAAAGAAACAAAAATTAAAAAACAATATATTGGCAAAGGAACTCACTTTTTTCCAAAACCAAGCGTTGCTCAATTTTTAATTGAAGAAGGAGAAATCAAAATTGGTGATAAAATCTTAATTAAAGGAACCACAACGGGAGAACAGCAAATAATCATTGAAGAAATGTTCGTGAACGACATAGCTGCTACAATCGCTGCTTCGGGAGACACTTGTACTTTTAAATTGCCTTTTAGAATTCGTTTGTCTGATAAATTGTACAAAGTTTTAGACTAG